Proteins encoded in a region of the Triticum dicoccoides isolate Atlit2015 ecotype Zavitan chromosome 3A, WEW_v2.0, whole genome shotgun sequence genome:
- the LOC119267483 gene encoding uncharacterized protein LOC119267483 codes for MAFAASRRLSAAAAAAAAPKLSSLFTPRPIPNPKPRPLSPESGDDPRRRKARPRSRHPWGEDAAALLRRLHEGRYLPGPYIPDAPHVVSPDAVKAAAERFGNDHQVVAKWLSGSDLKKVALFGCPSVERRTVFASKRLRAFFNLPEEKVCSSCKIRSSCQFINQEVPRYDKVILSDTMRILALFVLDAYPEPLQVTAEVKASVRKLLKDTINLSI; via the exons ATGGCATTCGCCGCCTCTCGCcgtctctccgccgccgccgccgccgccgccgctccgaaACTCTCCTCCCTCTTCACGCCCCGACCCATTCCTAATCCTAAGCCTCGCCCGCTGTCGCCGGAGTCCGGCGATGATCCTAGGCGGCGGAAGGCGAGGCCGAGATCAAGGCACCCGTGGGGGGAGGATGCGGCAGCGCTGCTCCGGCGGCTTCACGAGGGGCGATACCTGCCGGGACCCTACATCCCGGATGCGCCGCATGTAGTATCCCCCGACGCTGTCAAGGCCGCCGCCGAGCGGTTCGGCAACGATCACCAGGTCGTCGCCAA ATGGTTGTCGGGAAGTGACTTGAAGAAGGTAGCATTGTTTGGCTGCCCATCTGTCGAGCGAAGAACAGTTTTTGCATCAAAAAGATTACGAGCTTTCTTCAACTTGCCAGAAGAGAAA GTATGCAGCTCTTGCAAGATAAGAAGTTCATGCCAGTTTATTAACCAGGAGGTGCCTAGGTATGATAAAGTGATCTTGTCAGATACTATGAGGATCCTTGCTTTGTTTGTACTGGATGCATATCCTGAGCCACTACAGGTTACTGCTGAAGTAAAAGCTAGTGTTCGCAAACTTCTCAAGGACACCATAAATCTAAGCATTTAA